From a region of the Calliphora vicina chromosome 4, idCalVici1.1, whole genome shotgun sequence genome:
- the LOC135956538 gene encoding serine-rich adhesin for platelets-like has translation MNVLDFLLVILLVGANIVGLQSATSSTTLPTGSLDSTLSTSTSKETFTESSPDSTLSTTLETTADSTSDSTLSTSPETSTDSSRETSTDGSSESSTDSTSETSTDSSSESSTDSTSETSTDSTSETSTDSTSETSTDSTSETSTDSTSETSTDSTSETSTDSTSEISTDSTSETSTDSTSETSTDSTSEISTDSTSETSTDSTSETSTDSTSETSTDSTSETSTDSTSETSTDSTSETSTDSTSETSTDSTSETSTDSTSETSTDSSSETSTDSTSETSTDSTSEISTDSTSETSTDSTSETSTDSTSETSTDNTSETSTDSTSETATDSTSETSTDSTSETSTDSTSETSTDSTSETSTDSTSETSTDSTSETSTDSTSEISTDSTSETSTDSTSEITTDSTSEISTDSTSETSTDSTSETSTDSTSETSTDSTSETSTDSTSETSTDSTSETSTDSTSETSTDSTSETSTDSTSETSTDSTSETSTDSTSETSTDSTSETSTDSTSETSTDSTSETSTDSTSETSTDSTSETSTDSTSETSTDSTSETSTDSTSETSTDSTSETSTDSTSETSTDSTSETSTDSTSETSTDSTSETSTDSTSETSTDSTSETSTDSTSETSTDSTSETSTDSTSETSTDSTSETSTDSTSETSTDSTSETSTDSTSETSTDSTSETSTDSTSETSTDSTSETPTDSTSETSTDSTSETSTDSTSETSTDSTSETSTDSTSETSTDSTSETSTDSTSETYTDSTSETPTDSTSETSTDSTSETSTDSTSETSTDSTSETSTDSTSETSTDSTSEISTDSTSETSTDSTSETSTDSTSETSTDSTSETSTDSTSETSTDSTSETSTDSTSETSTDSTSETSTDSTSETSTDSTSETSTDSTSETSTDSTSGTPTDSTSETSTDSTSETSTDSTSETSTDSTSETSTDSTSETSTDSTSETSTDSTSETSTDSTSETPTDSTSETSTDSTSETSTDSTSETSTDSTSETSTDSTSETSTDSTSETSTDSTSETSTDSTSETSTDSTSETSTDSTSETSTDSTSETSTDSTSETSTDSTSETSADSTSETSTDSTSETSTDSTSETSTVSTSETSTDSTSQTSTDSTSETSTDSTSEISTDSTSETSTDSTSETSTDSTSETSTDSTSETSTDSTSETSTDSTSETSTDSTSETSTDSTSETSTDSTSETSTDSTSETSTDSTSETSTDSTSGTPTDSTSETSTDSTSETSTDSTSETSTDSTSETSTDSTSETSTDSTSETSTDSTSETSTDSTSETPTDSTSETSTDSTSETSTDSTSETSTDSTSETSTDSTSETSTDSTSETSTDSTSETSTDSTSETSTDSTSETSTDSTSETSTDSTSETSTDSTSETSTDSTSETSADSTSETSTDSTSETSTDSTSETSTVSTSETSTDSTSQTSTDSTSETSTDSTSEISTDSTSETSTDSTSETSTDSTSETSTDSTSATSTDSTSETSTDSTSETSTDSTSETSTDSTSETSTDSTSETSTDSTSETSTDSTSETSTDSTSETSTDSTSDSTSTDSTEGSTLSSSTEADTTTTADTTLTTTPTTTPITTPDTTTPTTMPTTTPTTKPTTTPFPTTTTPSTPACTVPPPECYRNGNGFCRFFNTACDASNFNSCSVQNSAMEWKSTTSDDCDRREGDQVKVCYTDCSYYSTVDCTATPSTPVCATSKDMQKCRKFASLCAMKKVSCNNPTLLDWRVSTDASKCDGLGVNAPAVSCTVTN, from the exons ATGAATGTCTTAG ACTTTCTATTAGTGATTTTGCTTGTTGGGGCAAACATTGTGGGCTTACAATCGGCCACAAGCTCAACGACTTTACCAACTGGATCGCTGGACTCAACCTTATCTACAAGTACTTCGAAAGAAACATTTACAGAAAGTTCACCAGATTCAACATTATCAACTACTCTTGAAACAACTGCAGATAGTACATCAGACTCAACGTTGTCAACTTCACCTGAAACATCTACAGATAGTTCAAGAGAAACGTCTACAGATGGTAGTTCCGAATCATCTACGGATAGTACATCAGAAACATCTACAGATAGTAGTTCAGAATCATCTACAGATAGTACATCAGAAACATCTACGGATAGTACATCAGAAACATCTACAGATAGTACTTCAGAAACATCCACGGATAGTACATCAGAAACATCTACGGATAGCACATCAGAAACATCTACCGATAGTACTTCAGAAACATCTACGGATAGTACTTCTGAAATATCTACGGATAGTACATCAGAAACATCTACAGATAGCACATCAGAAACATCTACGGATAGTACCTCTGAAATATCTACGGATAGTACATCTGAAACATCTACAGATAGTACATCAGAAACATCTACAGATAGTACTTCAGAAACCTCTACGGATAGTACTTCAGAAACATCTACAGATAGTACTTCAGAAACATCTACGGATAGTACATCAGAAACATCTACGGATAGTACATCTGAAACATCTACCGATAGTACTTCAGAAACATCTACAGATAGTACTTCAGAAACATCTACAGATAGTTCATCAGAAACATCTACGGATAGTACTTCGGAAACATCTACAGATAGTACTTCAGAAATATCTACAGATAGTACATCTGAAACATCTACTGATAGTACATCAGAAACATCTACAGATAGTACTTCAGAAACATCTACAGATAATACATCAGAAACATCCACGGATAGTACTTCAGAAACAGCTACAGATAGTACTTCAGAAACATCTACAGATAGTACTTCAGAAACATCTACAGATAGTACATCAGAAACATCTACGGATAGTACATCTGAAACATCTACCGATAGTACATCAGAAACATCTACGGATAGTACTTCAGAAACATCTACAGATAGTACATCAGAAATATCTACGGATAGTACTTCAGAAACATCTACAGATAGTACTTCAGAAATAACTACGGATAGTACATCTGAAATATCTACGGATAGTACATCTGAAACATCTACTGATAGTACATCAGAAACATCTACGGATAGTACTTCAGAAACATCTACAGATAGTACATCAGAAACATCTACGGATAGTACATCTGAAACATCTACCGATAGTACATCAGAAACATCTACGGATAGTACTTCAGAAACATCTACGGATAGTACATCTGAAACATCTACTGATAGTACTTCAGAAACATCTACAGATAGTACTTCAGAAACATCTACTGATAGTACTTCAGAAACATCTACGGATAGTACTTCAGAAACATCTACTGATAGTACTTCAGAAACATCTACAGATAGTACTTCAGAAACATCTACAGATAGTACTTCAGAAACATCTACAGATAGTACATCTGAAACATCTACGGATAGTACTTCAGAAACATCTACGGATAGTACATCAGAAACATCTACAGATAGTACTTCAGAAACATCTACAGATAGTACTTCAGAAACATCTACAGATAGTACATCTGAAACATCTACTGATAGTACTTCAGAAACATCTACCGATAGTACTTCAGAAACATCTACAGATAGTACATCTGAAACATCTACTGATAGTACATCAGAAACATCTACGGATAGTACTTCAGAAACATCTACAGATAGTACATCAGAAACATCTACAGATAGTACTTCAGAAACATCCACAGATAGTACTTCAGAAACATCTACGGATAGTACTTCAGAAACATCTACTGATAGTACTTCAGAAACATCTACAGATAGTACTTCAGAAACATCTACAGATAGTACATCAGAAACATCTACGGATAGTACTTCAGAAACATCTACAGATAGTACTTCAGAAACATCTACCGATAGTACATCAGAAACACCAACGGATAGTACTTCAGAAACATCTACAGATAGTACATCAGAAACATCTACGGATAGTACTTCAGAAACATCTACAGATAGTACATCTGAAACATCTACTGATAGTACTTCAGAAACATCTACCGATAGTACTTCAGAAACATCTACTGATAGTACATCAGAAACATATACGGATAGTACTTCAGAAACACCTACGGATAGTACATCAGAAACATCTACGGATAGTACTTCAGAAACATCTACCGATAGTACATCAGAAACATCTACGGATAGTACTTCAGAAACATCTACGGATAGTACATCTGAAACATCTACTGATAGTACTTCAGAAATATCTACAGATAGTACATCTGAAACATCTACTGATAGTACTTCAGAAACATCCACAGATAGTACTTCAGAAACATCTACGGATAGTACTTCAGAAACATCTACTGATAGTACTTCAGAAACATCTACAGATAGTACTTCAGAAACATCTACAGATAGTACATCAGAAACATCTACGGATAGTACTTCAGAAACATCTACTGATAGTACATCAGAAACATCTACGGATAGTACATCAGAAACATCTACAGATAGTACTTCAGAAACATCTACCGATAGTACATCAGGAACACCAACGGATAGTACTTCAGAAACATCTACAGATAGTACATCAGAAACATCTACGGATAGTACTTCAGAAACATCTACAGATAGTACATCTGAAACATCTACTGATAGTACTTCAGAAACATCTACCGATAGTACTTCAGAAACATCTACTGATAGTACATCAGAAACATCTACGGATAGTACTTCAGAAACACCTACGGATAGTACATCAGAAACATCTACGGATAGTACTTCAGAAACATCTACAGATAGTACATCAGAAACATCTACGGATAGTACATCTGAAACATCTACCGATAGTACATCAGAAACATCTACGGATAGTACTTCAGAAACATCTACGGATAGTACATCTGAAACATCTACTGATAGTACTTCAGAAACATCTACAGATAGTACTTCAGAAACATCTACTGATAGTACTTCAGAAACATCTACGGATAGTACTTCAGAAACATCTACTGATAGTACTTCAGAAACATCTACAGATAGTACATCAGAAACATCTGCCGATAGTACTTCAGAAACATCTACGGATAGTACATCTGAAACATCTACCGATAGTACATCTGAAACATCTACCGTTAGTACCTCAGAAACATCCACCGATAGTACATCACAAACATCTACGGATAGTACATCAGAAACATCTACGGATAGTACTTCAGAAATATCTACAGATAGTACATCTGAAACATCTACTGATAGTACTTCAGAAACATCCACAGATAGTACTTCAGAAACATCTACGGATAGTACTTCAGAAACATCTACTGATAGTACTTCAGAAACATCTACAGATAGTACTTCAGAAACATCTACAGATAGTACATCAGAAACATCTACGGATAGTACTTCAGAAACATCTACTGATAGTACATCAGAAACATCTACGGATAGTACATCAGAAACATCTACAGATAGTACTTCAGAAACATCTACCGATAGTACATCAGGAACACCAACGGATAGTACTTCAGAAACATCTACAGATAGTACATCAGAAACATCTACGGATAGTACTTCAGAAACATCTACAGATAGTACATCTGAAACATCTACTGATAGTACTTCAGAAACATCTACCGATAGTACTTCAGAAACATCTACTGATAGTACATCAGAAACATCTACGGATAGTACTTCAGAAACACCTACGGATAGTACATCAGAAACATCTACGGATAGTACTTCAGAAACATCTACAGATAGTACATCAGAAACATCTACGGATAGTACATCTGAAACATCTACCGATAGTACATCAGAAACATCTACGGATAGTACTTCAGAAACATCTACGGATAGTACATCTGAAACATCTACTGATAGTACTTCAGAAACATCTACAGATAGTACTTCAGAAACATCTACTGATAGTACTTCAGAAACATCTACGGATAGTACTTCAGAAACATCTACTGATAGTACTTCAGAAACATCTACAGATAGTACATCAGAAACATCTGCCGATAGTACTTCAGAAACATCTACGGATAGTACATCTGAAACATCTACCGATAGTACATCTGAAACATCTACCGTTAGTACCTCAGAAACATCCACCGATAGTACATCACAAACATCTACGGATAGTACATCAGAAACATCTACGGATAGTACTTCTGAAATATCTACGGATAGTACATCTGAAACATCTACGGATAGTACATCAGAAACATCTACGGATAGTACATCAGAAACATCTACGGATAGTACTTCAGCAACATCTACAGATAGTACATCAGAAACATCTACGGATAGTACTTCAGAAACATCTACAGATAGTACATCTGAAACATCTACTGATAGTACTTCAGAAACATCTACCGATAGTACTTCAGAAACATCTACTGATAGTACCTCAGAAACATCTACCGATAGTACATCAGAAACGTCTACGGATAGTACTTCCGAAACATCTACGGATAGTACATCAGACTCAACATCTACAGATAGTACAGAAGGTTCAACATTGTCTTCGTCGACTGAAGCTGACACAACCACCACCGCTGATACTACCCTTACCACTACACCCACGACTACACCTATCACCACCCCTGATACGACCACACCTACCACCATGCCTACTACCACTCCAACGACTAAGCCCACAACAACGCCTTTTCCCACTACTACCACACCAAGCACACCAGCATGTACCGTACCACCGCCTGAATGTTATCGAAATGGAAATGGCTTTTGTCGTTTCTTCAACACAGCCTGTGACGCATCCAATTTTAATAGCTGTTCCGTACAAAATAGCGCTATGG AATGGAAGAGCACAACAAGTGATGATTGTGATCGTCGTGAAGGAGATCAAGTTAAAGTTTGCTATACTGATTGTTCGTACTATTCAACAGTTGATTGTACTGCTACTCCCTCTACTCCTGTCTGTGCCACCAGCAAAGATATGCAAAAGTGTAGAAAGTTTGCCAGTCTGTGCGCAATGAAGAAAGTTTCATGCAACAATCCAACATTATtag ATTGGCGTGTGTCAACGGATGCATCTAAATGCGATGGCCTAGGAGTAAATGCTCCTGCCGTATCCTGCACTGTGACGAATTAG